In Devosia sp. 1566, a single genomic region encodes these proteins:
- a CDS encoding S41 family peptidase → MRLSTYRAAALTLALLLPASTLQAQETPVPPPAEQTPAAPAEEAPAVPAPDQSPEQAPDAEPAPSGEEPEPTPEEQKAAPRDPLEVYADLNLFGEIFDRIRSEYVDAPDEQELIRAAIQGMLTSLDPHSGYLPPADYDEMREDTSGEFGGLGIEVTMEEDVIKVVSPIDDTPAAQAGIMANDLIVRIDGTDVQGLSLDEAVGKMRGPIGTATKITVVREGIDEPLEFELTRAVIAMRAVRWSLEGDIGVVRLSRFSEQAFVGIENAIKDIYAERDGVAPKGIILDLRNNPGGLVDQSVYVADAFLKQGAVVMTRGRLPQESARYDAKPDPLDAQIADVPLVVLINGGSASASEIVAGALQDHKRATLVGTRSFGKGSVQSIISLGPDGAMRLTTARYYTPNNRSIQALGITPDIEVRQVVPEELQGRDEIIGEAGLAGHITVEGQEETTVGSSVYVPQDKAEDAQLQFALRLINGEETNEAYPPRAE, encoded by the coding sequence ATGCGCCTTTCGACCTATCGCGCCGCTGCCCTGACGCTGGCGCTGCTGCTGCCTGCTTCGACGCTTCAGGCGCAGGAAACACCGGTGCCGCCCCCCGCCGAGCAAACGCCCGCGGCCCCGGCTGAAGAGGCTCCCGCTGTTCCCGCTCCCGATCAGTCGCCTGAGCAGGCGCCAGACGCCGAGCCTGCCCCCAGCGGGGAAGAGCCCGAGCCCACGCCGGAAGAGCAAAAGGCCGCGCCGCGCGATCCGCTCGAGGTTTATGCCGATCTCAATCTCTTCGGGGAGATCTTTGATCGCATCCGCTCTGAATATGTCGATGCCCCCGATGAGCAGGAGCTGATCCGCGCCGCCATCCAGGGCATGCTGACTTCGCTTGATCCCCATTCGGGCTATTTGCCGCCAGCCGATTATGACGAGATGCGCGAGGATACCTCGGGCGAGTTCGGGGGTCTGGGCATCGAAGTCACCATGGAAGAAGACGTGATCAAGGTGGTGTCCCCCATCGATGATACGCCCGCGGCCCAGGCCGGCATCATGGCCAATGACCTTATTGTCCGTATCGATGGCACCGATGTTCAGGGCCTCAGCCTTGACGAAGCCGTGGGCAAGATGCGCGGCCCGATCGGCACCGCAACCAAGATCACCGTGGTGCGCGAAGGCATCGACGAGCCGCTCGAGTTCGAGTTGACCCGCGCCGTGATCGCCATGCGGGCCGTGCGCTGGTCGCTCGAGGGCGATATCGGCGTGGTGCGCTTGTCGCGCTTCTCCGAGCAGGCCTTTGTCGGCATCGAAAATGCCATCAAGGACATCTATGCCGAACGCGATGGCGTGGCGCCCAAGGGCATCATCCTTGACCTGCGCAACAACCCAGGTGGCCTCGTCGATCAGTCGGTTTATGTCGCCGACGCCTTCCTCAAGCAGGGTGCCGTGGTGATGACCCGTGGTCGCCTGCCACAGGAAAGCGCGCGTTACGACGCCAAGCCTGATCCGCTGGACGCCCAGATCGCCGACGTACCGCTTGTGGTGCTGATCAATGGCGGTTCGGCCTCGGCTTCCGAGATCGTTGCCGGTGCGCTGCAGGACCATAAGCGTGCAACCCTTGTGGGGACGCGCTCCTTCGGCAAGGGCTCGGTGCAGTCGATCATTTCGCTCGGGCCCGATGGCGCGATGCGGCTGACCACGGCTCGCTACTACACGCCCAATAACCGCTCCATCCAGGCGCTGGGCATCACCCCCGATATCGAAGTGCGCCAGGTAGTTCCCGAGGAACTGCAGGGCCGCGACGAGATCATTGGTGAAGCCGGCCTTGCTGGTCACA
- a CDS encoding peptidoglycan DD-metalloendopeptidase family protein, producing MSVSSGARWGVVLAVVAAALAPAPSLLAQGPAPQGELAPALPTDAPPAASTDISPGAAPPVPPAAPDAALPAAPTTPELGVDPAAVPPPPAELPPDPVTTQAELAKLEASITMSKERADELRAEIAAMQGDRTQQNAALIAAAQRVKLAEIEVADIEERLSGLIVQELEVRGRLDGADAEMANVLAALERISLNPPPALIVDPADALGSARSAILIAAIVPQLRAKADAVTADLQELTKIKEAALAEEAALRANYSVLEEEQLRIATLIAARSQGIAAVSADLEATEQEAMALAARATTLRELIDQLSARIEEGPTPPQVEGEDAVLTPEAVQTALANTARTEPAVPFASAKGFLTLPANGVKVVDYGAGDGFGGISQGVSLMTRAEAQVVAPADGWVLYTGPYLNYGQIVILNSGQGYTILLAGLETVTVSIGQFVLMGEPVGTMGSRTIGRTVTTSAGNAQPTLYIELRHNSEPLDPTGWWANPTQSG from the coding sequence ATGTCGGTTTCCTCCGGCGCGAGATGGGGTGTGGTGCTGGCAGTTGTCGCCGCAGCACTGGCCCCGGCCCCGTCGCTGCTGGCGCAGGGCCCGGCGCCCCAGGGCGAGCTTGCCCCGGCGCTGCCCACCGACGCCCCTCCGGCTGCCTCCACCGATATTTCGCCCGGCGCAGCCCCGCCGGTCCCCCCAGCTGCGCCCGACGCGGCGCTTCCTGCCGCGCCAACCACGCCGGAGCTGGGTGTTGATCCCGCCGCCGTGCCGCCGCCGCCTGCCGAGCTGCCTCCTGATCCGGTGACCACTCAGGCCGAACTCGCCAAGCTCGAAGCCTCGATCACCATGAGCAAGGAGCGCGCCGACGAGTTGCGCGCCGAAATCGCCGCCATGCAGGGGGATCGCACTCAGCAAAATGCCGCGCTCATCGCCGCAGCCCAGCGCGTCAAGCTGGCCGAAATCGAAGTGGCCGATATCGAGGAGCGCTTGTCGGGCCTGATTGTGCAGGAGCTCGAAGTGCGCGGCCGGCTCGATGGTGCCGATGCCGAAATGGCCAATGTGCTGGCGGCACTCGAACGCATCTCGCTCAACCCGCCGCCCGCGCTGATCGTCGATCCCGCCGATGCCCTGGGCTCCGCGCGATCGGCCATTCTCATCGCCGCGATCGTGCCCCAGTTGCGCGCCAAGGCCGACGCGGTCACCGCTGATCTGCAGGAACTCACCAAGATCAAGGAAGCGGCGCTCGCCGAAGAAGCGGCGCTGCGCGCCAATTATTCCGTGCTCGAAGAAGAGCAATTGCGCATCGCGACGCTGATTGCCGCGCGCAGCCAGGGCATTGCTGCTGTGTCGGCCGATCTTGAGGCGACCGAACAGGAAGCCATGGCGCTGGCCGCCCGCGCGACAACGCTACGCGAACTGATCGACCAGCTTTCGGCCCGCATCGAGGAAGGCCCGACACCACCCCAGGTCGAGGGAGAGGATGCGGTGCTGACTCCCGAAGCGGTCCAGACCGCGCTTGCCAACACGGCCCGCACCGAGCCGGCGGTGCCTTTTGCCAGTGCCAAGGGGTTCCTGACCTTGCCCGCCAACGGGGTCAAGGTCGTCGATTACGGGGCGGGCGACGGGTTTGGCGGCATCTCGCAGGGCGTTTCGCTGATGACGCGGGCCGAAGCGCAGGTGGTGGCGCCGGCCGATGGCTGGGTGCTCTATACCGGCCCCTACCTCAATTACGGCCAAATCGTCATTCTCAATAGCGGGCAGGGCTATACGATCCTCTTGGCAGGTTTGGAAACGGTGACCGTTTCCATTGGCCAGTTCGTCCTGATGGGCGAGCCGGTGGGCACAATGGGATCACGCACAATTGGACGAACGGTGACCACGAGTGCTGGCAACGCCCAGCCGACGCTTTATATTGAACTGCGACACAACAGCGAACCTCTCGATCCCACCGGCTGGTGGGCAAACCCGACACAAAGTGGATGA
- the rlmH gene encoding 23S rRNA (pseudouridine(1915)-N(3))-methyltransferase RlmH, whose product MRVSIAAVGRMKAGPEREMVSRYLDRAVGSGKPLALTGFDVTELTESRASAAATRKSEEARALRAAIPAGVVVALDERGKSIGSEAFAALVGRWRDEGRPAVSFVVGGADGLDPDFVKSADLVLSFSPLTWPHQLVRIMLAEQLYRVTTILLGHPYHRGD is encoded by the coding sequence ATGCGCGTGAGCATCGCCGCCGTGGGGCGGATGAAGGCGGGGCCTGAGCGCGAAATGGTCAGCCGTTATCTTGATCGCGCCGTCGGTAGCGGCAAGCCCCTGGCGCTGACGGGCTTTGACGTGACCGAGCTGACAGAATCCCGCGCATCGGCCGCCGCCACCCGCAAAAGCGAAGAAGCCCGCGCCCTCCGCGCCGCCATTCCCGCTGGCGTCGTGGTTGCGCTGGACGAGCGCGGCAAATCCATCGGCTCGGAAGCCTTTGCCGCCCTGGTTGGGCGCTGGCGCGATGAGGGGCGCCCCGCCGTCAGCTTTGTGGTGGGCGGCGCCGATGGCCTTGATCCCGATTTCGTCAAATCAGCCGATCTGGTGCTGAGCTTTTCCCCCCTGACCTGGCCGCACCAATTGGTGCGCATCATGCTGGCCGAGCAGCTTTATCGGGTCACCACCATCCTGCTGGGTCACCCCTATCACCGCGGCGACTGA
- the rsfS gene encoding ribosome silencing factor, with translation MATLPNTFSPSQTTPPAAPTRALIDVVLECLDDAKAEETIAVDITGKSSLADHMVVTSGRSQRHVGAVADQLVTALREAGYGKPRIEGLPHCDWVLVDAGDVIVHIFRPEVREFYNIEKMWQADFAADAH, from the coding sequence ATGGCCACGCTGCCCAACACCTTTTCCCCGTCCCAGACCACGCCGCCAGCCGCGCCAACGCGCGCGCTGATCGATGTCGTGCTGGAATGCCTTGACGATGCCAAGGCCGAGGAAACCATCGCCGTCGATATTACCGGCAAGTCATCCCTGGCCGACCATATGGTGGTCACCTCGGGTCGTTCCCAGCGCCATGTCGGAGCCGTGGCCGACCAGTTGGTGACTGCCCTGCGCGAAGCTGGCTATGGCAAGCCGCGCATCGAGGGTCTGCCCCATTGCGACTGGGTGCTGGTGGATGCGGGGGACGTAATCGTCCATATCTTCCGCCCCGAAGTGCGCGAGTTCTACAACATCGAAAAGATGTGGCAGGCCGATTTCGCGGCCGACGCTCACTAA
- a CDS encoding nicotinate-nucleotide adenylyltransferase: protein MTHRPPLRIAGVTEIPPSARGMRIGLFGGSFNPVHAGHRLVMQQMLVRLRLDALWVLVTPGNPLKNHAELAPLRDRVEAAREVLAHPRVRVTGFEAALGFAYSWQTVRFLSRTLPDRHFVWIMGADNLAQFHRWERWTEIAATMPIAVYVRPGADRVAPASRAALALQPFRIPESQAGTLALRPPPAWVYLHGKQSTLSSSQLRARGRETAK from the coding sequence TTGACCCACCGTCCGCCCCTCCGCATCGCCGGCGTCACCGAAATCCCGCCTTCCGCGCGCGGCATGCGCATTGGTTTGTTCGGCGGCAGCTTCAATCCCGTGCATGCCGGCCATCGTCTCGTGATGCAGCAGATGCTGGTGCGGCTGCGGCTCGATGCGCTTTGGGTGCTGGTCACCCCCGGCAATCCGCTCAAGAACCATGCTGAACTCGCGCCCCTCCGCGACCGGGTGGAAGCCGCCCGCGAGGTGCTGGCTCATCCGCGCGTCCGGGTCACCGGCTTTGAGGCGGCGCTCGGCTTTGCCTATTCCTGGCAGACCGTGCGCTTTTTGTCCCGAACCCTGCCGGATCGGCACTTCGTCTGGATCATGGGCGCCGACAATCTCGCCCAGTTCCATCGCTGGGAGCGCTGGACGGAAATTGCCGCCACCATGCCCATTGCCGTTTATGTGCGCCCCGGCGCCGATCGGGTGGCGCCAGCTTCGCGCGCTGCCCTTGCGCTGCAGCCCTTCCGGATTCCCGAAAGCCAGGCAGGCACTTTGGCCCTGCGTCCGCCACCGGCCTGGGTTTATTTGCACGGCAAGCAATCCACGCTTTCTTCCTCGCAACTGCGGGCGCGAGGGCGTGAAACGGCAAAATAA
- a CDS encoding glutamate-5-semialdehyde dehydrogenase yields MSLAKVKGDTAAVMAELGRNARAAARVLASATPAQKRTALLTAAGAINAHRAKILKANGRDMEAAKAKGISKAFLDRLLLTDARIDAMIEAVRTIAELPDPVGSVIAEWDRPNGLHIQRVRTPLGVIGVIFESRPNVTADAGALCLKAGNAVILRGGSDSFYSSQAIVDCLLDGLHLAGLPVEAIQLVPTTDRAAVGEMLAGLDGNIDVIVPRGGKTLVARVQAEARVPVFAHLEGLVHVYIDRSADLEKAVAITLNAKMRRTGICGAAETLLVHRDVADTHLRPIIAALQGAGCEIRGDATVCALVPDAKPATESDWRTEYEDAIISVKVVDSIEAAIAHIEHYSSHHTEAVIAEDPAAVELFFNSIDSAILMHNASTQFADGGEFGFGGEIGIATGKMHARGPVGVEQLTSFQYRVRGNGQLRP; encoded by the coding sequence ATGAGCCTGGCTAAAGTTAAGGGCGACACCGCCGCCGTCATGGCCGAGCTCGGCCGCAATGCCCGCGCCGCCGCCCGGGTGCTGGCCAGCGCCACGCCTGCGCAAAAGCGCACCGCGCTCCTCACCGCCGCGGGCGCCATCAACGCCCATCGCGCCAAGATCCTCAAGGCCAATGGGCGCGACATGGAAGCCGCCAAGGCCAAGGGCATCTCCAAGGCCTTTCTCGATCGCCTGCTGCTGACCGATGCGCGCATCGACGCCATGATCGAAGCTGTGCGCACCATTGCGGAACTGCCCGATCCCGTCGGCAGCGTCATTGCCGAATGGGACCGGCCCAATGGCCTGCATATCCAGCGCGTCCGCACCCCTTTGGGCGTGATTGGCGTCATCTTTGAATCGCGTCCCAATGTCACCGCCGATGCGGGCGCGCTCTGCCTCAAGGCCGGCAATGCCGTCATCCTGCGCGGTGGCTCGGACAGCTTTTACTCCTCCCAGGCGATCGTGGATTGCCTCCTCGACGGGCTGCACCTCGCTGGCCTGCCGGTCGAGGCCATCCAACTGGTGCCCACCACCGACCGCGCTGCGGTGGGCGAAATGCTTGCGGGCCTTGATGGCAATATCGATGTGATCGTGCCCCGCGGCGGCAAGACCCTCGTTGCCCGCGTGCAGGCGGAAGCCCGGGTGCCGGTATTTGCCCATCTCGAGGGCCTGGTGCACGTTTATATCGACCGCTCGGCCGATCTCGAAAAGGCCGTCGCCATTACCCTCAACGCCAAGATGCGTCGCACCGGCATTTGCGGGGCCGCCGAAACCCTCCTCGTGCATCGCGACGTGGCGGACACCCATCTGCGCCCGATCATCGCCGCGCTGCAGGGGGCGGGCTGCGAAATCCGGGGCGACGCAACGGTTTGCGCGCTGGTCCCCGACGCCAAGCCCGCCACTGAGAGCGATTGGCGCACCGAATACGAGGACGCCATCATCTCGGTCAAGGTGGTGGACAGCATCGAAGCGGCCATCGCCCATATCGAGCATTATTCCAGCCACCACACCGAAGCTGTTATCGCCGAGGACCCGGCGGCGGTGGAGCTGTTCTTCAACAGCATCGATTCTGCCATCCTCATGCACAATGCCTCCACCCAGTTCGCCGATGGCGGCGAGTTCGGCTTTGGCGGCGAAATCGGCATCGCCACGGGCAAGATGCATGCCCGCGGCCCGGTCGGCGTCGAGCAACTCACAAGCTTTCAATACCGCGTCCGCGGCAACGGCCAGCTGCGGCCGTGA
- the proB gene encoding glutamate 5-kinase: MNPLAPFRRLTVKIGSALLVDKSGQLRSEWLASLANDLAELKSAGTEIVIVSSGAIALGRGLLGLEAPVLTLEQSQAAASAGQIALSQAWAEALGRHGIVTGQILITPNITEERRYYLNARTTVTTLLTLGAVPIINENDSVATAEIRYGDNDRLSARVATMIEAECLVLLSDVDGLYTAPPAKDPSATHLPVVPSITPAIEAMAGGAASHLSRGGMTTKVEAGKIATQAGTAMIIAKGTEPHPLRALAQGARHTLFAPAHSRAQARKRWIMGTLHVAGTLQVDAGAVRALRTGRSLLPIGVTKISGSFERGDAIAVTDPAGVEIARGLAGLDSDEARLVMGKRSDTVVELLGIGHRAELVHRDNLVLVGAKEEAVNEPG, translated from the coding sequence ATGAACCCCCTTGCCCCCTTCAGGCGCCTCACCGTCAAGATCGGCTCGGCCCTATTGGTCGACAAATCCGGCCAACTACGCTCGGAGTGGCTGGCGAGCCTCGCCAATGATCTCGCCGAGCTTAAATCTGCCGGCACCGAGATCGTCATCGTGTCCTCGGGCGCTATTGCGCTGGGACGGGGCCTGCTGGGCCTCGAAGCGCCGGTTCTAACCCTCGAGCAATCCCAGGCCGCCGCCAGCGCCGGCCAGATCGCCCTGTCGCAGGCCTGGGCCGAAGCGCTCGGGCGGCACGGCATCGTCACCGGCCAGATCCTCATCACCCCCAACATCACCGAAGAGCGGCGCTATTATCTCAATGCCCGCACCACGGTCACGACCCTGCTGACCCTCGGGGCCGTGCCGATCATCAACGAAAACGACAGCGTCGCCACCGCCGAAATCCGCTATGGCGACAATGATCGCCTGTCGGCGCGCGTTGCCACCATGATCGAGGCCGAGTGCCTGGTGCTCCTCAGCGATGTCGACGGGCTATACACCGCCCCCCCCGCCAAGGACCCGAGTGCCACCCATCTGCCGGTCGTTCCCAGCATCACGCCGGCCATCGAAGCCATGGCGGGGGGCGCCGCCAGCCACCTTTCGCGCGGCGGCATGACCACCAAGGTGGAAGCCGGCAAGATCGCGACCCAGGCGGGCACCGCCATGATCATCGCCAAGGGCACAGAGCCCCATCCGCTGCGCGCCCTTGCGCAAGGCGCGCGCCACACCCTGTTTGCCCCCGCCCACAGCCGCGCCCAGGCGCGCAAGCGCTGGATCATGGGCACCTTGCATGTCGCGGGCACGCTCCAGGTGGATGCCGGTGCCGTGCGCGCGCTGCGCACCGGCCGCTCGCTGCTTCCTATTGGCGTGACCAAGATCAGCGGCAGCTTTGAGCGCGGCGATGCCATTGCCGTCACCGATCCCGCTGGCGTTGAGATCGCGCGCGGCCTTGCGGGGCTCGACAGCGACGAAGCCCGGCTGGTGATGGGCAAACGCAGCGACACCGTGGTGGAACTGCTCGGCATCGGCCACCGGGCCGAGCTGGTGCATCGCGACAATCTCGTGCTGGTGGGCGCCAAGGAGGAAGCCGTCAATGAGCCTGGCTAA
- the obgE gene encoding GTPase ObgE codes for MKFLDQAKVYVRSGDGGAGAVSFLREKFVEFGGPNGGNGGRGGDVIIECVDGLNTLIDYRYQQHFKAKTGTHGMGKQRTGADGEDTILRVPVGTQIFEDDNETLIADMTEVGQRVVLLSGGNGGFGNAHFKTSSNQAPRRANPGQEGTEKWIWLRLKLIADAGLVGLPNAGKSTFLAAVSAAKPKIADYPFTTLHPNLGVVSIGERDFVLADIPGLIEGASEGAGIGDRFLGHIERCGVLIHLIDGTQDDIKTAYTTIRTELAAYDELLGDKPEIVVLNKVDAIEPGDLKEKVKLLKKLSQAEVLQVSGVTGQGVDTVLYRVIGVLDEEKAAKAEAARRKAEPHWAP; via the coding sequence ATGAAGTTTCTTGATCAAGCCAAGGTTTATGTTCGCTCGGGCGATGGCGGCGCGGGCGCCGTATCGTTTCTGCGCGAGAAATTCGTCGAATTCGGCGGCCCCAATGGTGGCAATGGCGGGCGCGGCGGCGATGTGATCATCGAATGCGTGGATGGACTCAACACCCTGATCGATTACCGCTACCAGCAGCATTTCAAGGCCAAGACCGGCACCCATGGCATGGGCAAGCAGCGCACCGGCGCCGATGGCGAGGATACGATCCTGCGCGTTCCCGTCGGCACGCAGATCTTTGAAGACGACAACGAGACCCTCATCGCTGACATGACCGAGGTTGGCCAGCGCGTCGTGCTGCTGTCGGGCGGCAATGGCGGCTTTGGCAATGCCCATTTCAAGACCTCGTCCAACCAGGCGCCCCGCCGCGCCAATCCGGGCCAGGAAGGCACGGAAAAGTGGATCTGGCTGCGCCTCAAGCTGATCGCCGATGCCGGTCTCGTGGGCTTGCCCAATGCCGGCAAGTCCACCTTCCTTGCGGCCGTGTCCGCCGCCAAGCCCAAGATTGCCGATTACCCCTTCACCACGCTCCATCCCAATCTCGGCGTGGTCTCGATCGGCGAGCGCGATTTCGTTCTGGCCGATATTCCTGGCCTCATCGAAGGGGCCAGTGAAGGGGCGGGGATCGGTGACCGCTTCCTTGGCCACATCGAGCGCTGTGGCGTTCTGATCCATCTGATCGATGGCACCCAGGACGACATCAAGACCGCCTATACGACCATCCGCACCGAACTGGCCGCTTATGACGAACTGCTGGGCGACAAACCCGAAATCGTCGTGCTCAACAAGGTCGATGCGATCGAGCCCGGCGACCTCAAGGAAAAGGTCAAGCTCCTGAAAAAGCTGAGCCAAGCCGAGGTGCTCCAGGTCTCGGGCGTGACGGGGCAGGGCGTCGACACCGTGCTTTATCGCGTCATCGGCGTGCTAGACGAAGAAAAGGCCGCCAAGGCGGAAGCCGCCCGGCGCAAGGCAGAACCCCATTGGGCCCCCTAA
- a CDS encoding GNAT family N-acetyltransferase: MSLTLQTARFTLRQPVPEDAELIARYLNDFAVSGNLARVPYPYRVSDAKAWLRTRRPVMPLEDTNFSIDLPGFGLAGHVGFHLGPKGPIIGYWLGRPFWGQGIMTEAVRASLDWFFPATNAPVVYSGVFHFNAASLAIQRKLGFTEIGRSRLLCLARKAEVEHIDTQLTQGVWKAHKP, encoded by the coding sequence ATGAGCCTTACTCTGCAAACCGCGCGCTTTACGCTGCGCCAGCCCGTGCCTGAAGACGCCGAGTTGATTGCGCGCTATCTCAACGATTTCGCGGTGTCGGGTAATCTCGCGCGGGTGCCATACCCGTATCGCGTCAGCGATGCCAAGGCCTGGCTGCGCACGCGCCGTCCGGTGATGCCGCTTGAGGACACCAATTTCTCCATCGACCTGCCCGGATTTGGTTTGGCGGGGCATGTGGGCTTTCATCTTGGCCCTAAAGGCCCCATTATAGGGTACTGGCTCGGCCGCCCCTTTTGGGGGCAGGGCATCATGACCGAGGCAGTGCGGGCGAGCCTTGACTGGTTCTTCCCCGCAACCAACGCCCCGGTCGTGTATTCGGGCGTGTTTCATTTCAACGCGGCCTCGCTGGCGATCCAGCGCAAGCTCGGCTTTACCGAGATTGGCCGTTCCCGCCTCCTATGCCTTGCACGCAAGGCCGAGGTGGAGCATATCGACACTCAATTGACGCAGGGCGTCTGGAAGGCGCACAAGCCATGA
- a CDS encoding GNAT family N-acetyltransferase, giving the protein MDSPRQRLPATLTTTRLVLTTPALAHVPAIAELANNPRLLAVLTRLPNPYGESDAVFFVEELARSAEEWAWAIELEGRFIGTIGLHLLDGQPPALGYWLGEPFWGQGYGTEAARAVVQTAQQAGFTALRSRALVSNSASLAVLRKVGFVELGQAFEETGTLVGQPVVLLGQDLPQ; this is encoded by the coding sequence ATGGACAGCCCACGGCAGCGTCTTCCGGCGACCCTCACCACCACCCGGCTGGTGCTGACCACGCCTGCGCTCGCGCATGTGCCCGCCATTGCAGAACTGGCCAACAACCCTCGCCTTCTTGCCGTGTTGACCCGCCTTCCCAATCCGTACGGGGAAAGCGACGCGGTCTTTTTTGTCGAGGAGCTTGCCCGCAGTGCTGAAGAATGGGCTTGGGCGATCGAGCTCGAGGGTCGGTTCATCGGCACGATCGGGCTGCATCTGCTGGACGGACAACCCCCCGCACTGGGGTATTGGTTGGGCGAGCCCTTCTGGGGACAAGGCTATGGCACGGAAGCGGCGCGGGCAGTGGTGCAGACCGCACAGCAGGCCGGCTTTACCGCGCTCCGCTCCCGAGCTCTCGTCAGCAACAGCGCCTCACTCGCGGTGTTGCGCAAGGTCGGCTTCGTTGAACTGGGGCAGGCGTTCGAAGAAACGGGCACGTTGGTGGGTCAACCCGTCGTGCTCCTCGGTCAGGACCTGCCGCAATGA
- the rpmA gene encoding 50S ribosomal protein L27 — protein MAHKKAGGSSRNGRDTAGRRLGVKKFGGEEVIAGNIIIRQRGTKWHPGTGVGLGKDHTIYALVDGKVAFRTRAKSQVFVSVEPALAAE, from the coding sequence ATGGCACACAAGAAAGCAGGCGGTTCATCCCGCAATGGTCGTGATACCGCCGGACGCCGTCTTGGCGTCAAGAAGTTTGGCGGCGAAGAAGTGATCGCCGGCAACATCATCATTCGTCAGCGCGGCACCAAGTGGCACCCCGGCACTGGTGTTGGCTTGGGCAAGGATCACACGATCTATGCTCTGGTTGACGGCAAGGTGGCCTTCCGCACCCGCGCCAAGTCGCAGGTGTTCGTGTCGGTCGAGCCGGCGCTGGCCGCCGAGTAA
- the rplU gene encoding 50S ribosomal protein L21 translates to MTFAVIKTGGKQYKVAANDVLKIEKLDAEAGTIVTFDQVLMVDGEVGAPLVEGAIVAAELLETRKQKTVIIFKKNRRHNYRRRNGHRQLLSTVRITEILTGGAQPNLTAPARTETATPSVSEAAPAGEQNQAGIPAVETFEAEAAAPAKKSSRKAAAAPAADDAAGETAKPARKTAAKKAAPKADQE, encoded by the coding sequence ATGACGTTCGCAGTGATCAAAACCGGTGGCAAGCAGTACAAAGTTGCCGCCAATGACGTATTGAAGATCGAAAAGCTCGATGCCGAAGCCGGCACCATCGTGACCTTTGACCAGGTGCTGATGGTTGATGGCGAAGTTGGCGCTCCGCTGGTGGAAGGCGCAATTGTTGCTGCCGAACTGCTGGAAACGCGCAAGCAGAAGACGGTCATCATCTTCAAGAAGAACCGTCGCCACAATTACCGTCGCCGCAACGGCCACCGCCAGCTGCTCTCGACCGTGCGCATCACCGAGATCCTGACCGGTGGCGCCCAGCCGAACCTGACAGCTCCGGCCCGTACCGAAACGGCAACACCCAGCGTGAGCGAAGCCGCACCGGCTGGCGAGCAGAACCAGGCTGGCATCCCGGCTGTCGAGACCTTTGAGGCCGAGGCCGCCGCGCCTGCCAAGAAGAGCTCGCGCAAGGCCGCCGCAGCCCCTGCTGCCGACGACGCCGCTGGCGAAACCGCAAAGCCGGCCCGCAAGACTGCGGCCAAAAAGGCCGCTCCCAAGGCCGATCAGGAATAA
- a CDS encoding MBL fold metallo-hydrolase produces MAKRREVMAGMAALPLVAWAAGALAPAFAQEAGTLDGDRLATSGGDVIIHPVSHASLVLGYDDQVIYVDPVGGAELYAELPAPTAVLITHGHGDHFDVPTLEAIAGGGIPILTTQEVFDKLPEALKANATALANGDEGSLNGLPVAAIPAYNTSPDRLQYHPQGVGNGYLIKFGDDIVYVAGDTEPTPEMLALENIAVAFLPMNLPYTMTPEQAAEAVNTFKPGIVYPYHHRGSDLDAFEAAVEEGVEVRRANWYPEGEEAA; encoded by the coding sequence ATGGCGAAGCGGCGGGAAGTGATGGCGGGAATGGCGGCGTTGCCGCTGGTGGCATGGGCGGCAGGGGCGCTGGCTCCGGCTTTTGCTCAGGAAGCAGGCACGCTTGATGGCGATCGCCTGGCGACTTCGGGCGGCGATGTGATCATCCATCCCGTCAGCCATGCGAGCCTCGTGCTCGGCTATGACGACCAGGTGATCTATGTGGATCCCGTGGGCGGTGCCGAGCTTTACGCCGAGCTGCCCGCACCAACCGCGGTGTTGATCACCCATGGTCATGGTGACCATTTCGACGTGCCCACCCTCGAAGCCATTGCAGGCGGCGGCATTCCGATCCTGACCACCCAGGAAGTGTTCGACAAGTTGCCCGAGGCGCTCAAGGCTAATGCCACGGCGCTGGCCAATGGCGACGAGGGCTCTCTCAACGGTCTGCCCGTCGCGGCCATCCCGGCCTACAACACCTCGCCCGACCGGCTGCAGTACCATCCGCAAGGCGTCGGCAACGGCTATCTTATCAAGTTTGGGGACGACATCGTGTATGTCGCCGGCGACACCGAGCCCACGCCCGAAATGCTGGCGCTCGAAAACATCGCCGTCGCCTTCCTGCCGATGAACCTGCCCTATACGATGACGCCCGAGCAAGCGGCCGAGGCCGTGAACACCTTCAAGCCGGGCATTGTGTATCCCTATCATCACCGCGGCAGCGATCTGGATGCCTTTGAAGCGGCGGTCGAGGAAGGCGTCGAAGTGCGCCGGGCCAATTGGTATCCCGAAGGGGAAGAGGCGGCGTGA